In Mytilus edulis chromosome 6, xbMytEdul2.2, whole genome shotgun sequence, the following proteins share a genomic window:
- the LOC139526005 gene encoding uncharacterized protein — protein MQFELLMCFLLHMTNGNMTFVKEYTTAEIICPLKLTEKDNVSWYYEDTQPIVIMNVINPKFVLKYSINIDLDKGELSINIYNFTENDEGKYSCQGIVGGEHNEGIVTVLLCRMSELVSTFSKYLNVHLWRHAFRRKHVLCLNGNSGYSNRSDINESFKDFYKVNDSLQLKGMMETNKDKMRVHIETYTCLTVNEDQCIITDSRPEFHIQIEWIYNEEKDQQRLDNNELYNYSCTCNSSGVEKIFSCHESIEAYYLNKSILFKAFKMDNGSTYRCLPDVQNKTDNQSTINKLQKWDLFLTYGLKVVMIICGIPLCFASIQCVKKVIMEAKSNTNQVGGRIQESELSQEEGYSSIDRRRNIQIGKVSYTANRVSMPSPEERTCVTSEVTINSQPKRTKNVTEQDAKKLMEGKMNQEPTDLNYIEVEFSQETAGKIFFIHGSDNGTPYADIDLTINADPLPESDSSADEDPDEENNFMTLADIQKLRENV, from the exons ATGcagtttgaacttttgatgtgttttttacTTC ATATGACAAATGGTAATATGACCTTTGTTAAAGAATACACCACAGCTGAAATTATATGTCCTTTGAAACTGACTGAAAAAGATAATGTTTCGTGGTATTATGAAGACACACAGCCAATAGTTATAATGAATGTTATAAACCCTAAATTCGTACTCAAGTATAGTATAAATATCGATTTAGATAAAGGAGAACTCAGCATAAACATTTACAATTTCACTGAGAATGATGAAGGAAAGTATAGTTGTCAAGGAATTGTTGGTGGTGAACATAATGAGGGAATAGTAACGGTGTTACTTTGCC gGATGTCAGAACTGGTGAGCACATTCTCAAAGTATCTAAATGTTCACTTATGGAGACATGCATTTCGACGAAAACACGTTTTATGCTTAAACGGTAATTCCGGGTACTCCAATAGATCTGACATTAATGAATCATTCAAAGATTTCTATAAAGTGAATGATTCCTTACAGCTCAAAGGGATGATGGAGACGAACAAAGACAAAATGAGAGTGCACATAGAGACGTATACATGTTTAACAGTGAATGAGGACCAATGCATTATTACCGATTCTCGTCCCGAATTTCATATACAAATTGAAT ggatttataatgaagaaaaagaccaacaaagACTTGACAACAATGAACTGTATAACTACTCCTGCACCTGTAATTCATCAGGTGTGGAGAAAATCTTTAGCTGCCATGAAAGTATAGAGGCATACTACCTTAATAAAAGTATATTGTTTAAAGCTTTCAAAATGGACAACGGAAGCACTTACCGCTGTTTACCTGACGtacaaaataaaacagacaacCAGAGTACAATCAACAAATTGCAGAAATGGG ATCTCTTTTTAACTTATGGATTGAAGGTTGTCATGATTATTTGTGGAATTCCTTTATGCTTTGCTAGTATCCAATGTGTTAAGAAAG TTATAATGGAGGCGAAAAGC AATACCAACCAAGTCGGTGGGAGAATTCAAGAATCAGAACTCTCGCAAGAGGAAGGGTATTCTTCAATCGATAGGAGACGAAACATTCAGATAGGAAAAGTATCATATACAGCTAATCGAGTATCAATGCCTAGTCCTGAAGAGCGAACATGTGTGACATCAG AGGTAACAATAAATAGTCAACCGAAGAGGACAAAAAACGTCACCGAGCAGGACGCAAAAAAATTAATGGAAGGAAAGATG AATCAAGAACCCACTGACCTTAACTATATCGAAGTTGAGTTCAGCCAGGAAACGGCagggaagattttttttattcatgggTCTGACAATGGTACACCTTATGCGGACATAGACTTGACAATTAATGCTGACCCTTTACCAGAGAGTGATTCTAGCGCCGACGAAGATCCGGATGAAGAAAATAACTTCATGACATTAGCTGATATTCAAAAACTGAGAGAAAACGTTTGA